The genomic window GTCGAGCTGGTTGTCGCACCCGCGCTGGAGGTCCGCGAGGGCGTCGGGGTTGGCAGCGGTGTCCCGACCGTCGGAGTCGCACCGCATATTGTCTCGATAAGCCTAACCGTGCCGCCGATGTCGGCGACCGTGAACCCGCCGTCGCGGTTGACATCCGCAATTCCCTTCAAGACCGGGGTAAAGTCGTTGAATGCCCCGAACTTGCCGAAAAGGAACGCGATTCCCTCGGGCACGTCGTCCGCGCTAACCTGGCGACTGAAATCGAAGTCGCCGGCACAGGTCTGCCCATGTGCCGGTGTCTCGACGAACGCCAGGACGAACGCCGCCACCCCGGTAGCCACTAACCAACTGCGCATATTCGCAAACTCGCCTGCGGCAACCCTTCGATCATTCGAGTAGCCGCAGCGGAAAGTCAAGGTCGATTCGATCGCCGCACCGCGCGGTTTGCCGGCAACTTAGCTTCGACGGTATAAATCCGGTGGTGAGCGCCACACCCTCGGTCGGCAACATCGCGCAGGAGATCGAAGCCCTGCGCGCCCGGATCGACCATCACAACTATCGATACCACGTCCTCGACGCGCCGGAGATCTCCGACGCCGAGTACGATCGGCTCTTTCGACGCCTCCTGGAACTCGAAGCCGCCCATCCCGAGTTCCGCAGTCCGACTTCGCCGACTCAGCGCGTCGGCGCGCCGCCGGCAGAAAAGTTCGCCACCGTGCGGCACACCCTGCCGATGCTGTCGCTCAACAATGCCATGAGCGAAGCCGATCTGCGCGAGTTCGACGCCCGCGTGCAACGCCTGCTGCACACCACCGATCCGGTCGAATACGTCGCCGAGCCCAAACTCGACGGGCTCGCCGTCGAACTCGTCTACGAGAACGGCGACCTGACCGTGGCCTCCACCCGCGGCGACGGTGCCAACGGCGAAGACGTCACCGCAAACGTCAGGACGATCCGCAGCATCCCGTTGCGCCTCGGAAGTGCCCGCAAAACTCCGCCACCGCCGCGGCGCCTCGAGATCCGGGGCGAGGCGATCTACTTCCGCCGCGCCTTCGACGCGCTCAACACCGAACGCGCCGCACGCGGCGAGCCGCCGTTCGCCAATCCGCGCAACGCCGCGGCAGGGTCGCTCCGCCAGCTCGACTCGCGCATCACGGCATCCCGCCCGCTCGACTTCTTCGCCTATGCGCCCGGCCAAATCGACGGCGCCGGCTTCGACACCCACTGGGACTTCCTCGCCGCACTGCGCACCTGGGGGCTCAAGACCAATCCCCTGAACCGGATCTGCGCCGGCGCCGACGCCGTCGTGCGCTACCATGCCGAACTTGCCGGGCGTCGCGCCGAGCTGCCCTACGACATCGACGGCGTCGTCGCCAAGGTCAACTCCCTCCCGGCGCAACGCCAGCTCGGCGAGGTATCCCGCTCGCCGCGCTGGGCTATCGCCTTCAAGTTCGCCGCCCAGCAAGGCACCACCCGCGTCGTCGACATCATCCCTTCCGTCGGCCGCACCGGGGTCATTACGCCCACCGCCGAACTCGAGCCCGTGCAGGTCGCCGGCGTCTCCATCACCTCCGCCTCCCTGCACAACATGGACGAGGTCGAGCGCAAAGACGTGCGCATCGGCGACACCGTCGTCATCGAACGGGCCGGCGACGTCATCCCCTACGTCGTCGAAGTCGTGAAGGACCGCCGCTCCGGCCGGGAGCGCAAGTTCCGCATGCCGGCAACCTGCCCGGTCTGCGAGAGCCCGGTGATTCGCGACGCAGGGGCCGCAGCCCATCGGTGCATCGGCATGGACTGCCCGGCAAAGCTGCGCGAAGGTATACGCCACTTCGCCTCGAAACACGGCCTCAATATCGACGGCCTCGGCGAAAAACTGGTGTCGCAACTCGTCGAACGCGGATTGATCCGCAACGTCGCCGACCTCTACGATCTCACCCGGGCCCAGCTCGTCGACCTCGACCGCATGGCCGAAAAGTCGGCGCAAAACATCCTCGACGCCATTGCCGGCAGCAAACACACCACGTTGGCGCGCTTCCTCAACGGACTCGGCATCCCGCAGGTCGGCGAGCACATGGCCGGCGTGCTCGCCGAGCACTTCGGCAGCATCGCCGCCCTGCAGGAAGCCAGAGAACCCGAGCTTCTCGCCGTCCGCGACGTCGGCCCCGAAACCGCCCGCGAAATCCGCGCCTTCTTCGATCTGCCGGCAAACCGCACGATCATTGCCCGCCTGCTGCGCGCCGGGGTGCAACCGGCCGCAGAACGACGCGCGCGGTCGGGATCGCTGGCCGGCAAGACGTTCGTGCTAACGGGCGCTCTGTCGCGGCCGCGCGATGAGGTCGCACGCGACATCGAAGCCCACGGCGGCCGGGTCGCCTCGAGCGTCAGCAAGAAGACCGACTACGTGGTCGCCGGCGACGAACCCGGCAGCAAACTCGACAAGGCTCGCGCGCTCGGCGTCACGGTGCTCGACGAAGCCGGTTTGCGGAACCTGCTCGAAGGCACGGTTGCGTAGTCGGGAGTCGAGGCCGCAAACCCGGACGTGGTAAGGTCGCCGGCATGACCACAGAGCCACCCCCGCCGGAAACTCCTGCCGGCGAGCCACCGGTGCGACAGCGGGTGCGGCTACGCATCAAGGGACGCGTGCAGGGTGTCGGATTCCGGTACGCCGCCGTCGACGAAGCGATGCGCCTTGGCCTGACGGGCTGGGTGCGCAACACGCCCGACGGAGACGTCGAGCTGGTCGCCGAAGGCCACGCCGAACTCGTCCGCCGGCTCATCGACTGGAGCCACGCCGGCCCCCCGGGCGCGCTCGTTACCGGCGTCGACCAGCAACTCCTTCCCTATGCCGGCGACTTCGATGCCTTCCGCATCCGACGGTGACCGGCGAGCAGGACGGGTCGCGCGCCGCACACCGCGGTCCGGCAACATCGAATCAGTGGCGACCCGGCGCCGCGCCGCGGATGCCGGCGCGCAGGAAACCGGCCAGAAGGTGCCGGTTGCGCACCATCGTGGCGGCGGCCAGCGTCAGATAAGCCAACGCGAATCCGTAGCGCACCGTCGGGTTCGGAAAGAACAACTGCGCCGCAAACAACCCGAACAGCAGTCCCGCCTCGCGCAGCGATAGGCGCAAATTCGAGAGCACGGCCACGGCGAACAAGGACTGCGCCGAGGTCAAGAGGATCTCCTCGACCTGCCGGCTATCGAGGTGCAACGCCCCCGGCGCACCCAGTCCGAGGCTGTACACGAACGGCAACGTGCCGACGAGCAGCGTCCACTGGTTCACCTTCGACGACACCATTGCTCCCATGCCCGCCTGCGCATCCCCCTTGAGCGTCAGGATGCTGGCAATGACGATCTCCGGGGCTTCCGACGCCAGCGGCGCCAGCCATTGCACGAGCAGAAACTCGTCGATCCCCCGGCGCCGCCCGAGCGCAACCAGAGCCTCCGCAAAAGGCTCTGCGGAGGACAGGATAACGACCGCCGAGAACACGAAGAACACCCCAACCGCCACCCGCCGCCGGGCCGGCCCGAGCCCGGCTATCGCCAGCGCCGGCCCGATCAGTTCGGGTTCCTCCGATTCGGACTGCGCAATGCGCCACACGTAGCCCGCGAACAGACCCACGAGGACCAACATGTCGAAGAGCGAAATCGTCCCCTTGAACGGCAGCACGAACGAGTAGACCGTGGCCAACGTCAGGAACACCAGCTCCACCGACCGCTCGGCCGGCAGCACCAGCTCCCGCTTGCGCGTCCGCGACCAGAACAGGAGCACGATCAACGGCCAGGCAATCCCGATGAGCAAACGATTCGCCCCGGTCATGTTCGCCGTCGCATACGACGTGTACTGCGGATTCGCCGCCGCTTTCCACGCGAAGTACAGGTCGACCGCGTACTCGGGCAGCACCGCCACCAGCGCCAGAAAGGCCAACGCCAACCCCTGCGAGATGTCCATCTCGGCCACTTCGGCTGCCCACGTCAGGAGAAACGCCCCACCGAGAATCGCCACGCCGAAAACCCCCGCCTCGATCCCGGGCGAGAGATGCCCGTGAGTCAGACGAAGAAACAACGCCGGCAACGTCGCTACCAACGCCCCCGCAATCAAGGTCCAGTTCCGCGCCATGGGAAAACGCTCGATAGTTTGCCCCGCCTCCACGCGCAACCCGGCCCTGCTCAGGCGGGCCCCACCCCGAGATCGGCTTCGACGTAATCGCCCGCGACCAGGTCCCACGCGAAGGCCTTCACCGCCGCCACGGCACCACCGCGCACCGACAGCACGATCTGCGCCGCCTGCGGATAGTTGGGTTCGCCCCACGGCCCCACCGCCTGCTTGCGATCCTCGGCCGAGAAGTACGCATCGTGCTCGGGGTGCGAGTGATAGATCGCGCGCAAGACGAGTTGCCCGCGTTCGACCCCGTCGATCACGGCGACCTGCTCGCGACCCATCGTGTACGCCGTCGCCGCCGTACGCGGGTATTGATGCGGGTCCCGGGCGTGCAGCTCGTTCTGAATGTTGGTGACGGGCACCACCTCCTCGCCACCGAGGCGCTCAATGACGAAACCGCAGCACTCGTCCGGGTAGGTCGCACGCGCATGCGCGCGCATCGCGTCGAGGCTGCCCGCCGCCAGAGTCACCGTCGTCATGCTCGCTCTCCAGTCCGCACCGTCTCGCATGCGCGCACCAGACGTGTCAGCAGTTCGCTCACCGGTGTGCCGATACCGTGCAACCGGCCGCGCCGCCACACCTCGCCGCTAATCGCGTCCACCTCGGTCCGCCGCCGGCGTTCGAGGTCCTGCAACATCGACGAACGGTGATGGAACGTGGCAGGCAGCAGCCGCGCGTAGAAAGCCTCGCGGTACGCCTCAGCCGATGGCCACGGCAACCTGACCCCCTCGGCGGTCGCGACGGAGAACGCCTCCTCGATGGCCCGGTCCATGATCGCGCGCGTATCGTCGTGCTCGCCGAGGGCCCCATAGTGCACCCCGAGCAGCGCGCCGAGCGGATTCAATGCGGCATTGTACAGAACCTTTCCCCACAGCGCCGCGGCGAT from Candidatus Binatia bacterium includes these protein-coding regions:
- the ligA gene encoding NAD-dependent DNA ligase LigA, whose translation is MSATPSVGNIAQEIEALRARIDHHNYRYHVLDAPEISDAEYDRLFRRLLELEAAHPEFRSPTSPTQRVGAPPAEKFATVRHTLPMLSLNNAMSEADLREFDARVQRLLHTTDPVEYVAEPKLDGLAVELVYENGDLTVASTRGDGANGEDVTANVRTIRSIPLRLGSARKTPPPPRRLEIRGEAIYFRRAFDALNTERAARGEPPFANPRNAAAGSLRQLDSRITASRPLDFFAYAPGQIDGAGFDTHWDFLAALRTWGLKTNPLNRICAGADAVVRYHAELAGRRAELPYDIDGVVAKVNSLPAQRQLGEVSRSPRWAIAFKFAAQQGTTRVVDIIPSVGRTGVITPTAELEPVQVAGVSITSASLHNMDEVERKDVRIGDTVVIERAGDVIPYVVEVVKDRRSGRERKFRMPATCPVCESPVIRDAGAAAHRCIGMDCPAKLREGIRHFASKHGLNIDGLGEKLVSQLVERGLIRNVADLYDLTRAQLVDLDRMAEKSAQNILDAIAGSKHTTLARFLNGLGIPQVGEHMAGVLAEHFGSIAALQEAREPELLAVRDVGPETAREIRAFFDLPANRTIIARLLRAGVQPAAERRARSGSLAGKTFVLTGALSRPRDEVARDIEAHGGRVASSVSKKTDYVVAGDEPGSKLDKARALGVTVLDEAGLRNLLEGTVA
- a CDS encoding sodium:calcium antiporter, which encodes MARNWTLIAGALVATLPALFLRLTHGHLSPGIEAGVFGVAILGGAFLLTWAAEVAEMDISQGLALAFLALVAVLPEYAVDLYFAWKAAANPQYTSYATANMTGANRLLIGIAWPLIVLLFWSRTRKRELVLPAERSVELVFLTLATVYSFVLPFKGTISLFDMLVLVGLFAGYVWRIAQSESEEPELIGPALAIAGLGPARRRVAVGVFFVFSAVVILSSAEPFAEALVALGRRRGIDEFLLVQWLAPLASEAPEIVIASILTLKGDAQAGMGAMVSSKVNQWTLLVGTLPFVYSLGLGAPGALHLDSRQVEEILLTSAQSLFAVAVLSNLRLSLREAGLLFGLFAAQLFFPNPTVRYGFALAYLTLAAATMVRNRHLLAGFLRAGIRGAAPGRH
- a CDS encoding M67 family metallopeptidase — its product is MTTVTLAAGSLDAMRAHARATYPDECCGFVIERLGGEEVVPVTNIQNELHARDPHQYPRTAATAYTMGREQVAVIDGVERGQLVLRAIYHSHPEHDAYFSAEDRKQAVGPWGEPNYPQAAQIVLSVRGGAVAAVKAFAWDLVAGDYVEADLGVGPA
- a CDS encoding acylphosphatase, translated to MTTEPPPPETPAGEPPVRQRVRLRIKGRVQGVGFRYAAVDEAMRLGLTGWVRNTPDGDVELVAEGHAELVRRLIDWSHAGPPGALVTGVDQQLLPYAGDFDAFRIRR